One genomic window of Ilyobacter polytropus DSM 2926 includes the following:
- a CDS encoding ABC transporter permease — translation MENKNIKNKHYIDTCYKLGIVVTAIFIALFLGGILFLMAGANPFEAYAVMFTKPLGNKFGITEMLVRAAPLMFVGVGISVAFRSGILNIGGEGQIMMGAAAGIAFTLIFKDLPRSVLIPSAFIASFIGGALWAGIAGYMKAYLQVNEILSTVMLNYIAAQIYVFLIRGPLIDPKEIASGTGIAQTELLTKTAWLGKLIKGTRLHTGIIIAIVLSVLIYIMLWKTTLGYKLRAVGAEAKAANYAGMNVKLYLVMAIMISGGFCGMAGAVEALGVHHRGLEGLSAGYGFSGIVVALFGGLHPLGIIPASALFGLLILGADMMQRAVEVPSAIVLAIQGLIILAIVSTRIFLTDKKIKEKILKKIFFQKKDKIENNTKTDTLETEEV, via the coding sequence ATGGAAAATAAAAATATTAAAAATAAACACTATATCGATACATGCTACAAATTAGGAATAGTTGTGACTGCTATATTTATTGCACTTTTTCTGGGAGGAATTCTATTTTTAATGGCTGGTGCAAATCCATTTGAGGCATATGCAGTAATGTTTACAAAACCTCTTGGAAATAAATTCGGTATAACTGAGATGCTTGTCCGTGCTGCACCACTGATGTTTGTAGGAGTAGGAATATCAGTGGCATTCCGAAGCGGTATCCTGAATATAGGTGGAGAAGGTCAGATAATGATGGGAGCTGCTGCAGGAATAGCTTTCACTCTAATTTTCAAAGACTTACCTAGATCAGTACTTATCCCCTCTGCATTTATTGCCAGCTTTATCGGAGGAGCTCTTTGGGCAGGGATTGCCGGATATATGAAGGCTTATTTGCAGGTAAATGAAATACTGAGTACCGTTATGCTCAACTATATTGCTGCTCAGATTTATGTCTTCTTGATTAGAGGTCCGTTAATTGACCCTAAAGAGATAGCAAGTGGTACAGGTATAGCTCAAACTGAACTTTTGACTAAAACTGCATGGCTTGGAAAACTTATTAAAGGCACAAGGTTGCATACAGGAATTATAATTGCAATAGTCTTATCAGTTTTAATTTATATAATGCTATGGAAAACAACCCTTGGCTATAAATTAAGAGCTGTAGGAGCTGAGGCAAAAGCCGCTAATTATGCAGGGATGAATGTAAAACTTTATCTTGTAATGGCAATTATGATTTCAGGTGGTTTCTGTGGAATGGCAGGAGCAGTTGAAGCCTTGGGAGTACATCATAGAGGATTAGAAGGTTTATCAGCAGGTTACGGATTCAGTGGAATTGTCGTCGCTTTATTCGGAGGACTACATCCACTTGGAATAATTCCAGCATCTGCACTATTTGGACTTCTAATTCTTGGGGCCGATATGATGCAGAGAGCTGTTGAGGTTCCATCGGCAATAGTTCTTGCAATTCAAGGACTTATAATATTGGCTATCGTATCAACAAGAATTTTTTTGACAGATAAGAAAATCAAAGAAAAAATTCTAAAAAAAATTTTCTTTCAAAAGAAAGATAAAATAGAAAACAATACCAAGACAGATACATTGGAAACGGAGGAGGTATAG
- a CDS encoding ABC transporter ATP-binding protein: protein MRESIKQLEMKNITKRFPGVLACDNVSIELKQGEILALLGENGAGKTTLMNILYGLYHQDEGVVRINDKEVKINSPKAAFKLGIGMVHQHFMLVPNLTVLENIALGIRNTNTIKLDLEEIREKIKEITNKYDLSVNPDAFIWQLSVGEQQRVELVKTLCLGANLLILDEPTAALTPQETDELLILLRKMAEEGCSIIFISHKLNEVKSVTHKVAVLRNGKLVYNGATDDHSQEELAAKMAGHDIHIHVSEEKENFGKAVLELKDVWAKGDRGTFALNGVSLTIREGEIVGIAGVSGNGQKELAEVINGIRKVKNGNIIFKDEDITNLSAKKIIKKHMGYIPEDRNHEGIIPSFSIKENLIMKDYFKDSFSKFSFLNRKRIIGNAKRLVEKFNIKCPDIDTACGTLSGGNIQKVIFAREITRDPKMLVAAYPIRGLDIGAAEYVHNQLLEARDRNMAIMVISEELDELINICDKIAVIYEGKILDVLSKKDVTKSKLGLLMAGVSS, encoded by the coding sequence ATGAGAGAAAGTATCAAGCAATTAGAAATGAAAAATATAACCAAAAGATTTCCGGGAGTTTTAGCCTGCGATAATGTCAGCATCGAATTAAAACAAGGTGAAATTCTAGCTTTATTAGGAGAGAATGGTGCAGGAAAAACTACTCTTATGAATATCCTCTATGGACTTTATCACCAAGATGAAGGTGTCGTTCGAATCAATGATAAAGAAGTTAAAATTAATTCTCCAAAAGCTGCATTTAAACTGGGAATTGGTATGGTGCATCAGCATTTCATGCTTGTTCCGAACCTTACCGTTTTGGAAAACATCGCACTTGGAATCAGAAATACAAACACAATCAAGCTAGACTTGGAAGAAATCCGAGAAAAAATAAAAGAGATAACAAATAAATATGATCTTTCTGTTAATCCTGATGCTTTTATTTGGCAACTAAGTGTCGGCGAACAACAAAGAGTCGAACTTGTAAAAACTCTTTGCCTTGGTGCCAATCTACTGATATTAGATGAACCGACTGCTGCACTAACACCACAAGAAACAGATGAACTTCTTATTTTGTTGAGAAAAATGGCCGAAGAAGGATGTTCAATTATATTTATAAGTCATAAACTAAATGAAGTTAAAAGTGTAACTCACAAAGTAGCTGTTCTTAGAAATGGTAAGCTGGTTTATAACGGTGCAACAGACGATCATTCTCAAGAAGAACTAGCTGCTAAAATGGCAGGTCATGATATTCATATTCATGTAAGTGAAGAAAAAGAAAACTTTGGAAAGGCTGTTCTTGAATTAAAAGACGTTTGGGCAAAAGGAGACAGAGGTACCTTTGCACTAAATGGAGTTTCTCTAACTATCAGAGAAGGTGAAATAGTTGGAATAGCAGGTGTTTCTGGAAATGGTCAAAAAGAGCTTGCTGAAGTAATCAACGGAATTAGAAAAGTAAAAAATGGAAACATAATATTTAAAGATGAGGATATCACCAACTTATCAGCAAAGAAAATTATAAAAAAACATATGGGTTATATTCCTGAAGATAGAAATCACGAGGGAATAATTCCTAGTTTTAGTATCAAAGAAAATTTAATCATGAAAGATTATTTCAAAGACAGTTTTTCGAAATTTAGTTTTTTAAACCGTAAGCGAATTATTGGAAATGCTAAAAGACTTGTAGAAAAATTTAACATAAAATGTCCTGACATTGATACTGCATGCGGTACTTTATCAGGAGGGAATATACAGAAAGTAATATTTGCCAGAGAGATAACAAGAGATCCTAAAATGTTAGTTGCAGCTTATCCAATAAGAGGACTTGATATAGGGGCTGCGGAATATGTACACAATCAGCTTCTTGAAGCCAGAGACAGAAATATGGCAATTATGGTTATCTCAGAAGAGTTAGATGAGCTTATAAATATCTGTGACAAAATAGCAGTTATTTATGAGGGTAAAATCTTAGATGTTTTATCCAAAAAAGATGTTACAAAATCAAAACTTGGACTACTAATGGCAGGGGTATCTTCGTAA
- a CDS encoding nucleoside deaminase: MDHEKYLRRCIEISEESVASGNNPFGALLVDKEGNILIESGNIEVTEKDITGHAETTVAKLAGKKYSKEFLWETTLYTTAEPCCMCTGAIYWANIGNVVYGISEKKLLELTGSNEKNPTFDVPCREIIAKGQKNIKVTGPIASPELEQAIVKPHMGFWD, from the coding sequence ATGGATCATGAAAAATATTTAAGAAGATGTATAGAAATTTCAGAAGAGTCAGTTGCTAGTGGAAATAACCCCTTTGGGGCACTTCTTGTTGATAAAGAGGGAAATATTTTAATAGAATCGGGAAATATCGAAGTAACTGAAAAAGATATTACCGGACATGCTGAAACTACAGTTGCTAAATTGGCAGGAAAAAAATATTCTAAGGAGTTTCTATGGGAAACTACGTTATATACAACGGCAGAGCCTTGCTGTATGTGTACCGGTGCCATTTATTGGGCCAACATAGGAAATGTTGTCTATGGGATTAGTGAAAAAAAACTTTTAGAACTGACAGGAAGTAATGAAAAAAATCCGACTTTTGATGTTCCTTGTAGAGAAATTATTGCAAAGGGACAAAAAAATATCAAAGTAACAGGTCCTATAGCCTCACCTGAACTAGAACAGGCAATTGTTAAACCACATATGGGATTTTGGGATTAA
- a CDS encoding BMP family protein, protein MKFLSKFIMGLLMFVSVFTFFGCGKKAEESSSEAIKIALILPSTIDDMAWSQAMYEGAKAVQEKLGEDKVELKFSERLGNPIEAGVALREYASEDYDIVIAHGAQYESVISEVAADFPEVSFAYGGYGVKADNVFGYDVDAHEGSFLLGMLAGLKTKTNIIGIVGPVAAGESIKYNSGFIQGVKYVNPEADVRIAYTGSFGDTVAAGEIARTHVNAGADILTGTSQQSVGAIKVVSQYDGIYWFGNNIDQTVLAPNSILACELYIFEGLISQFVEKRAAGVKGGEGFHMTLENKMLDLTFNDELKDIFTGEELEKINVAMDEIKTGSRKVEAIVK, encoded by the coding sequence ATGAAGTTTTTGTCAAAATTTATAATGGGGTTATTGATGTTTGTCAGCGTATTCACTTTCTTTGGTTGTGGTAAGAAAGCCGAAGAAAGCAGCAGTGAAGCTATCAAAATAGCACTGATACTTCCTAGTACTATTGATGATATGGCTTGGAGCCAGGCTATGTATGAAGGTGCAAAAGCAGTCCAAGAAAAACTTGGAGAAGATAAAGTAGAATTAAAATTCAGTGAAAGATTAGGAAATCCTATTGAAGCAGGTGTGGCACTCAGAGAATATGCATCTGAAGACTACGACATAGTCATAGCCCACGGTGCACAGTATGAATCAGTAATAAGCGAAGTTGCAGCTGATTTCCCTGAAGTCTCTTTTGCATATGGTGGCTACGGTGTTAAAGCTGATAACGTATTTGGTTATGATGTTGATGCACATGAAGGGTCATTCCTTTTAGGAATGCTTGCGGGATTGAAAACAAAAACAAATATCATAGGAATCGTCGGACCAGTTGCTGCAGGGGAATCTATTAAATATAACAGTGGTTTCATTCAAGGAGTTAAATATGTTAACCCTGAAGCTGACGTAAGAATCGCTTATACCGGTTCTTTTGGTGATACAGTTGCTGCAGGGGAAATTGCTAGAACTCATGTTAATGCCGGGGCGGATATTTTAACTGGAACTTCCCAGCAGAGTGTTGGTGCTATCAAAGTTGTCAGTCAATATGACGGAATTTACTGGTTTGGAAATAACATCGATCAAACTGTTTTGGCTCCAAATTCAATATTAGCGTGTGAGCTATATATTTTCGAAGGTTTAATCTCTCAATTTGTTGAAAAAAGAGCAGCAGGTGTTAAAGGTGGAGAAGGATTCCATATGACACTAGAAAATAAAATGTTAGATCTCACTTTCAACGATGAATTAAAAGACATTTTCACAGGTGAAGAACTTGAAAAAATTAATGTTGCAATGGATGAAATTAAAACTGGTTCAAGAAAAGTAGAAGCAATAGTAAAGTAA
- a CDS encoding helix-turn-helix transcriptional regulator produces MNTRLKPYIQIVEFLGKVLGKNFEIILHDLENLDGSIIASANSTRKIGDSFWGPISSISDRISNNQLDFEQDYIINYDGFSKAGKPVKFSTFFIKDENNKTIGLLGINADYSDLEIIKEKVDSLLNFDMMGKSENKDLDSIEIIASNIIDNTINEFKDKNPEMSLDRKLKLIEDFNRKGVFLVKGTVQKIAKLLDISEPSIYRYLSKIKDTSE; encoded by the coding sequence ATGAATACAAGACTTAAACCATATATTCAAATCGTAGAGTTTTTGGGGAAAGTTCTAGGTAAAAATTTTGAAATCATTCTTCATGACTTAGAAAATTTAGACGGCTCTATTATAGCTTCAGCCAACAGTACCAGAAAAATAGGTGATTCTTTTTGGGGACCCATAAGCAGTATAAGTGACAGAATTTCAAATAACCAATTAGATTTTGAACAAGACTACATAATTAACTATGATGGCTTTTCTAAAGCCGGAAAACCCGTTAAATTTTCAACTTTTTTTATAAAGGATGAAAACAATAAAACCATTGGATTACTTGGAATAAATGCAGATTATTCAGATTTAGAGATAATAAAAGAAAAAGTCGATTCACTGTTAAATTTTGATATGATGGGAAAAAGTGAAAATAAAGATTTAGACAGCATCGAAATTATCGCATCAAATATTATAGATAACACTATAAATGAGTTTAAGGATAAGAATCCTGAAATGAGTTTAGATAGAAAATTAAAACTTATAGAGGATTTTAACAGAAAGGGAGTGTTCTTAGTTAAGGGTACTGTCCAAAAAATAGCCAAACTTCTAGATATATCAGAGCCTAGTATCTATAGATACCTAAGTAAAATTAAAGATACAAGTGAATAA
- a CDS encoding short-chain fatty acid transporter, with translation MSNNTQEISLSSDKGSFLWRFSKKFQFAADKVIPDSFVFCVILTLVIFVFGMVAGSSPIDLINGWYGKIWAMNGFAFQMSLMVIVCGAAAKSPQISAGLEKISKIAKTRNMAIVMLLIFGLASSVINWSFSLILTPIFARQLSKNVKGLHFPLLIAAGYSTMLLGQSWCPSASAYALLAGKDHFLVDQLGVMPQSMTTYNPINTILFFIIAAVTIGIVILTKAPADEVVSFEGDLDAAVAEEKTVESEMTPADKMNNNKFIMFLLGIAGLIVIATSIFSKGFLNSLNFNFVIFMFLVLNVFLYKTPTKFTGAFSDSIKSAAPVMIQFPFYSGIMGLMAVSGLATIVANAMISIATPNTMPLFAYLSASVVNLFVPSQGGQWIIQGPILVEAGKSVGAHMPTIVNAFILGDEATNLIQPLYVIPALSLVGMKLKSVWGFMAFIWFVWAIVTSVGLLILPSIL, from the coding sequence ATGTCTAATAACACTCAAGAAATATCGCTAAGCAGTGATAAGGGTTCATTTCTCTGGAGATTTTCCAAAAAATTTCAATTTGCAGCAGATAAAGTAATACCTGATTCATTTGTGTTTTGTGTAATATTGACACTTGTAATCTTTGTTTTTGGTATGGTAGCAGGAAGTTCTCCAATTGATTTGATAAATGGTTGGTATGGAAAGATATGGGCCATGAACGGCTTTGCTTTTCAAATGTCTTTAATGGTTATAGTCTGTGGGGCGGCGGCCAAATCTCCACAAATCAGTGCTGGACTGGAAAAAATATCCAAGATTGCCAAAACACGTAATATGGCCATTGTTATGCTTTTAATATTTGGACTGGCTTCATCAGTTATAAACTGGTCATTCTCACTAATCCTTACACCAATATTTGCAAGACAACTGTCTAAAAATGTAAAGGGTTTACATTTCCCGCTGCTTATAGCAGCAGGATATTCCACTATGTTATTGGGTCAATCATGGTGTCCTAGTGCATCCGCATACGCACTACTAGCCGGTAAGGACCATTTTCTAGTTGATCAGCTAGGAGTTATGCCACAGAGTATGACAACTTATAACCCTATAAATACAATATTATTCTTCATAATTGCCGCAGTTACAATAGGGATAGTTATTTTAACTAAGGCACCAGCTGATGAAGTAGTTAGCTTTGAGGGAGATTTAGATGCAGCAGTAGCTGAAGAAAAAACCGTTGAATCTGAGATGACTCCGGCAGATAAAATGAATAACAATAAATTTATCATGTTTTTATTGGGAATAGCTGGTTTAATTGTTATAGCAACATCTATATTTTCAAAAGGTTTCTTAAATTCTTTAAACTTTAACTTTGTAATATTTATGTTCTTAGTATTAAATGTATTTTTATATAAGACACCTACAAAGTTTACAGGAGCTTTTTCCGATTCAATTAAATCTGCTGCACCTGTAATGATTCAATTTCCATTTTACAGTGGTATAATGGGTCTTATGGCAGTATCAGGCTTAGCTACTATAGTGGCCAATGCAATGATTTCAATTGCTACACCTAATACTATGCCTTTATTTGCATATTTATCAGCATCAGTAGTAAATCTATTTGTACCATCTCAAGGTGGACAGTGGATTATACAAGGTCCGATTTTAGTAGAAGCAGGTAAATCAGTGGGAGCACATATGCCTACAATAGTAAATGCATTTATCTTAGGGGATGAAGCAACTAACCTGATTCAGCCTCTATACGTTATACCAGCATTATCATTAGTTGGAATGAAACTTAAAAGTGTTTGGGGATTCATGGCCTTTATCTGGTTTGTATGGGCAATTGTAACTTCTGTAGGCTTACTTATTTTACCATCAATACTGTAA
- a CDS encoding 3-hydroxyacyl-CoA dehydrogenase family protein: MKNITVVGAGTMGHGIAEAFAIHGYNVNLFDLSAEALTKAIAAIREELLILASEKVIKSDEIDEIIGRITLCEDLESAAKEADYIIESVLERLDIKKELFKKLDKLAPAEAIFASNTSSLKLSDMVSEASEKRKKNCIINHWYNPPHIMPIAELTFFGDTSQETYDKVEKLYKSIGKQIVKVLKEVDGLVANRIQQAVAREVFSLIEMEVAEPADIDRALKFGPAFRYCSTGQLEIADFGGLDIWKIVGDNLLAVMDNTQKANPLLEKKVEEGKLGLKSGEGFYKYEGTEAAKTAKEAYTIKLLKQLKVSKDYI; this comes from the coding sequence ATGAAAAATATAACTGTAGTTGGGGCAGGTACTATGGGACATGGTATAGCTGAAGCCTTTGCCATTCATGGATATAACGTAAATTTATTTGATTTGTCTGCAGAAGCACTTACGAAGGCCATAGCAGCAATCAGAGAAGAGCTTTTGATTCTTGCCAGCGAAAAAGTAATAAAATCAGATGAAATAGATGAAATAATCGGCAGAATAACTCTATGTGAAGACCTAGAATCGGCAGCAAAAGAGGCAGACTATATCATAGAGTCTGTTTTAGAAAGACTGGATATAAAAAAGGAACTTTTCAAGAAACTTGATAAATTAGCTCCTGCTGAAGCCATATTTGCTTCAAACACTTCTAGTCTTAAACTTTCAGATATGGTCTCTGAGGCATCAGAAAAGAGAAAGAAAAACTGCATAATAAATCACTGGTACAACCCTCCACATATCATGCCCATTGCCGAGCTCACATTCTTTGGCGACACCTCACAAGAGACCTATGATAAAGTGGAAAAACTTTACAAATCAATAGGCAAACAGATAGTCAAGGTACTCAAAGAAGTCGATGGTTTAGTTGCCAACAGAATACAGCAGGCAGTGGCAAGAGAGGTATTTTCACTAATAGAGATGGAAGTAGCAGAGCCTGCCGATATAGACAGAGCATTAAAATTTGGTCCTGCATTTAGATACTGCAGTACTGGGCAGTTGGAGATAGCAGATTTCGGAGGACTTGATATCTGGAAAATAGTAGGGGACAACCTCCTAGCCGTAATGGATAATACACAAAAGGCTAATCCATTGCTAGAAAAGAAGGTGGAAGAAGGAAAGCTTGGACTTAAATCTGGAGAAGGTTTTTATAAATACGAAGGTACTGAGGCAGCCAAGACAGCTAAAGAAGCTTACACCATAAAATTATTAAAGCAACTAAAAGTCTCTAAAGATTATATTTAA
- a CDS encoding 3-keto-5-aminohexanoate cleavage protein, producing MKTIITVATTGAWPTKKDNPNVPLTPQEIANDVYDCYKAGAAVAHLHMRDEEGKGTMDKEKFKETAALIKEKCDIIINMTTSGDLNATDETRQAHLKELRPDMASYDCGSMNWGHSGLFINSPQFLEELGTTMQECNVKPEIEIFDAGMVYNSLYYLKKGILKAPIHYQFVLGAAGGSTATVENLVYLKSLIPEGSTWSALGIGKGHLPILLTSLAMGGHVRVGLEDNVMYSKNELAKSNRQLVERAARIVEEFGNKVATPDEAREILGLKKEA from the coding sequence ATGAAAACTATTATTACCGTAGCAACAACTGGAGCATGGCCAACAAAAAAAGATAATCCAAATGTTCCCTTAACTCCACAGGAGATAGCAAACGATGTATATGATTGCTATAAAGCAGGTGCAGCAGTAGCTCATTTACATATGCGTGATGAAGAGGGTAAAGGAACAATGGACAAAGAAAAATTTAAAGAAACTGCAGCACTCATAAAAGAAAAATGCGACATAATAATAAACATGACTACATCTGGAGACCTAAATGCCACAGATGAAACAAGACAGGCACACCTTAAAGAACTAAGACCTGACATGGCATCTTATGACTGTGGTAGTATGAACTGGGGTCATTCAGGATTATTTATCAACTCTCCTCAATTTTTAGAGGAATTGGGAACTACTATGCAGGAGTGTAATGTAAAGCCTGAAATAGAAATATTTGATGCCGGTATGGTATACAACTCATTATATTATCTTAAAAAAGGAATTTTAAAAGCTCCCATCCACTATCAATTTGTATTAGGAGCAGCAGGAGGAAGTACTGCTACTGTAGAAAACTTAGTCTACCTAAAAAGCCTAATACCTGAAGGGTCTACATGGTCGGCATTAGGTATAGGTAAAGGTCATCTTCCTATATTATTGACTTCTCTTGCTATGGGTGGCCACGTTAGAGTAGGATTAGAAGACAATGTTATGTATTCAAAAAACGAGCTGGCAAAATCTAACAGACAACTTGTAGAAAGAGCAGCCAGAATAGTAGAAGAATTTGGAAATAAAGTAGCTACACCTGATGAGGCCAGAGAGATACTGGGTCTAAAGAAGGAGGCATAA
- a CDS encoding LysR family transcriptional regulator, whose amino-acid sequence MELKELNYVTEINECGSISKAAKKLSMAQSSLSHFLKNYEKQIGYEIFIRSNGGLRPTYEGELYLKAADSILNIKKKLSNEIADVSNLKRGKVIFSISSPKAPYLLPQVLPKFKEKYENIDVEIIEADIAYQESLLLHEKVDVALVSLPLANSKLKYDLIFKEEVLLCAHKSFGLNKIAKTAGKTGKPWIDLDEVKDLPFLTFNVSSLIMSEFFDKVKKEYRENLRISNTKNSFNTVLSLVKVGVGTTLMPELYTYKNKDLEYYSIGPEGLYRSLALAYPASGYVSKATKIFSKIIMTSMREENIESRNNYEK is encoded by the coding sequence ATGGAACTCAAAGAACTCAATTACGTCACCGAGATAAATGAATGCGGAAGTATCTCAAAAGCCGCTAAAAAACTTTCTATGGCCCAGTCCTCTCTCAGCCATTTTTTAAAAAATTACGAAAAGCAAATAGGATACGAAATATTTATTCGGTCCAATGGTGGACTCAGACCAACCTATGAGGGGGAACTATACTTAAAGGCAGCTGATTCTATTTTAAACATAAAGAAAAAACTTTCAAACGAAATAGCCGATGTATCTAACCTTAAAAGAGGTAAGGTAATATTTTCAATTTCCTCACCTAAGGCCCCTTATTTATTACCTCAGGTGCTTCCAAAGTTTAAAGAAAAATATGAAAATATAGATGTGGAGATTATAGAGGCTGATATAGCATACCAGGAATCTCTTTTATTACATGAAAAAGTAGACGTCGCCCTGGTAAGTTTGCCTTTGGCAAACAGTAAATTAAAATATGACCTGATATTCAAAGAAGAGGTTCTGCTGTGTGCCCATAAATCATTCGGGTTAAATAAAATAGCTAAAACTGCCGGAAAAACCGGAAAACCTTGGATCGATCTAGATGAAGTAAAAGATTTGCCATTTTTGACCTTTAATGTTTCAAGTCTAATAATGAGTGAATTTTTTGACAAGGTTAAAAAAGAATATAGAGAAAACTTAAGAATAAGCAATACTAAAAACAGTTTTAATACCGTCTTAAGCCTAGTCAAGGTCGGTGTTGGAACAACACTTATGCCCGAACTGTATACCTATAAAAATAAGGACTTAGAGTATTATTCAATCGGTCCAGAAGGACTTTATCGTTCTTTGGCTTTGGCTTATCCAGCGTCAGGCTATGTCTCCAAAGCAACAAAGATATTCTCTAAAATAATCATGACTTCAATGAGAGAAGAAAACATTGAATCTAGAAATAATTATGAGAAATAA